In Micromonospora sp. WMMA1363, a genomic segment contains:
- a CDS encoding PaaX family transcriptional regulator C-terminal domain-containing protein: MQARSALFDLYGDYLRPRGGRAPVAALVKLLAPLGIAPPAVRTAVSRMVRQGWLEPLRMASGPGYAITPRAARRLDEAATRIYRTGRITWDGRFDLLVLTAPTSRRERQRLAANLSFLGYGTLDECTWVATRPGEDVDLLLEEAGVRYERFTAAHSAGTPGAVGVVRRAWDLTEIGRAYERFVAEQRPLLSGVTVRSADEEAYAARFRLVHAWRTFLFRDPQLPPALLPERWPGTAAASFFDRHAARLRPAADRYVEHCLDAGNRIARQKGR; this comes from the coding sequence ATGCAGGCACGGTCGGCACTCTTCGACCTGTACGGTGACTACCTCCGGCCCCGGGGCGGCCGAGCGCCGGTCGCCGCCCTGGTCAAGCTGCTGGCGCCGCTCGGCATCGCGCCGCCCGCGGTGCGGACGGCGGTCTCCCGCATGGTGCGCCAGGGTTGGCTCGAACCCCTCCGGATGGCCTCCGGGCCGGGCTACGCGATCACACCGAGAGCCGCCCGCCGGTTGGACGAGGCGGCCACGCGGATCTACCGCACCGGCCGGATCACCTGGGACGGACGGTTCGATCTGCTCGTCCTGACGGCGCCGACCTCCCGACGCGAGCGGCAGCGCCTCGCCGCCAACCTGAGCTTCCTCGGCTACGGCACCCTCGACGAGTGCACCTGGGTGGCCACCCGCCCCGGCGAGGACGTCGACCTGCTGCTCGAGGAGGCGGGTGTGCGCTACGAACGGTTCACCGCCGCCCACTCGGCCGGCACGCCCGGCGCGGTGGGCGTCGTCCGCCGGGCCTGGGACCTGACCGAGATCGGCCGGGCGTACGAGCGGTTCGTCGCCGAGCAGCGTCCGCTGCTGTCCGGGGTGACCGTCCGCAGTGCCGACGAGGAGGCGTACGCCGCCCGGTTCCGGCTCGTGCACGCGTGGCGTACCTTCCTGTTCCGGGACCCGCAGCTGCCACCGGCGCTGCTGCCCGAACGCTGGCCCGGCACCGCCGCAGCCAGTTTCTTCGACCGGCACGCGGCCCGGCTGCGGCCGGCCGCCGACCGGTACGTCGAACACTGTCTCGACGCCGGCAACCGCATCGCGCGACAGAAGGGTCGTTGA
- a CDS encoding DUF3117 domain-containing protein, giving the protein MAAMKPRTGDGPLEVTKEGRGIVMRVPLEGGGRLVVEMTPDEANALGDALKAAAG; this is encoded by the coding sequence ATGGCGGCGATGAAGCCGCGGACGGGCGACGGTCCGCTGGAAGTCACCAAGGAGGGCCGGGGCATCGTCATGCGAGTCCCGCTGGAGGGCGGTGGCCGGCTCGTCGTCGAGATGACTCCCGACGAGGCCAATGCACTCGGTGACGCGCTGAAGGCAGCCGCCGGCTGA
- a CDS encoding leucyl aminopeptidase family protein — protein sequence MLAIRLLAEPDRLDVLALPVRPATGSESPAEPVPVEMALPDGVAEEVAALAPAARLAGTAGEVWTQVRPGRAPGRLLLLGVGMGDEGAWRAAGAALARAATQESHVTIALPVGASAAVVRGLVEGLLLASYRFRLGADADAPALAAVDVLVADPAGYADALEVARTTAAMTRLARDLVNMPSSTKNPQWFAEQMAGAVADRADLHLRVREPDELAAEGFGGILAVGTGSANGPRLVELDWRPADARTHVVLVGKGITFDTGGISIKPAPAMKLMRKDMAGAAAVVAATLGAAALRLPVRVTTLAPLAENMVSGAAFRPGDVVRHYGGTTSETTNSDAEGRLVLADALAYAVRELRPDLLLDLATLTGANAVALGKRTGALYSDNDRLAAAVLSAVEAAGEAAWRMPLPTEYVEYLGSDLADLYSAPAQGAGSVVAALYLREFTGELRDRWVHLDMSAPSWTDGDDAELTRGGTGWGVRSLLRWLATLG from the coding sequence GTGCTCGCCATCCGTCTGCTCGCCGAGCCTGACCGGCTCGACGTCCTGGCTCTGCCTGTCCGGCCGGCCACCGGGTCGGAGTCACCGGCGGAGCCGGTGCCCGTGGAGATGGCTCTTCCCGACGGCGTGGCCGAAGAGGTGGCCGCGTTGGCGCCAGCGGCCCGGCTGGCTGGCACCGCCGGTGAGGTCTGGACGCAGGTCCGGCCCGGGCGAGCGCCGGGCCGGCTGCTGCTGCTCGGTGTCGGGATGGGTGACGAGGGTGCCTGGCGGGCGGCCGGCGCCGCCCTCGCCCGTGCCGCCACGCAGGAGAGCCACGTCACCATCGCGCTTCCGGTCGGCGCCTCCGCGGCAGTGGTCCGCGGACTCGTCGAGGGGCTGCTGCTGGCGTCGTACCGGTTCCGCCTCGGCGCTGACGCGGACGCACCCGCGCTGGCCGCGGTCGACGTGCTGGTGGCCGACCCGGCCGGGTACGCCGACGCGCTCGAGGTGGCCCGCACCACCGCGGCGATGACCCGGCTCGCCCGCGACCTGGTGAACATGCCGTCGTCGACGAAGAACCCGCAGTGGTTCGCCGAGCAAATGGCCGGCGCCGTCGCCGACCGGGCCGACCTGCACCTGCGCGTTCGGGAGCCGGACGAACTGGCCGCCGAGGGATTCGGCGGGATCCTCGCGGTGGGTACCGGCTCGGCGAACGGCCCGCGCCTGGTCGAGCTGGACTGGCGTCCGGCCGACGCGCGTACCCACGTGGTGCTGGTCGGTAAGGGCATCACCTTCGACACCGGCGGCATCTCCATCAAGCCGGCACCGGCGATGAAGCTCATGCGCAAGGACATGGCCGGGGCCGCGGCAGTGGTCGCGGCGACCCTGGGTGCGGCAGCGCTGCGGCTGCCGGTGCGGGTCACCACCCTCGCCCCGCTCGCCGAGAACATGGTCAGCGGCGCCGCCTTCCGGCCCGGCGACGTCGTCCGCCACTACGGTGGCACGACAAGCGAGACGACCAACTCCGACGCCGAGGGGCGGCTCGTCCTCGCCGACGCGCTCGCGTACGCGGTCCGCGAGCTCAGGCCCGACCTGCTGCTCGACCTGGCCACCCTGACCGGGGCGAACGCGGTGGCGCTCGGCAAGCGCACGGGTGCCCTCTACAGCGACAACGACCGGCTCGCCGCCGCCGTGCTGTCGGCTGTCGAAGCGGCCGGCGAGGCGGCGTGGCGGATGCCGCTCCCCACCGAGTACGTCGAGTATCTCGGCAGCGATCTCGCCGACCTGTACAGTGCGCCGGCGCAGGGTGCCGGGTCGGTGGTGGCGGCACTCTACCTGCGTGAGTTCACCGGCGAGCTGCGCGATCGGTGGGTGCACCTCGACATGTCCGCGCCTTCCTGGACGGATGGTGACGACGCCGAACTGACCCGCGGCGGCACTGGCTGGGGCGTACGCTCCCTGCTGCGCTGGCTGGCCACCCTGGGCTGA